The genomic stretch GCAGGACTCTTCCCCCATGCGCATCGTTCTGTTCGGGCCGCCCGGTTCCGGCAAGGGCACCCAGGCTGCGGTCCTGAAAGACCACCTGGGCGTGCCGCACATCTCCACGGGCGACCTGCTGCGCGCCGCGGTGCGCGCGGGCAGCCCGCTGGGTCTGCAGGTCAAGGCGGTGATGGATGCCGGCCAGCTGGTCTCCGACGACCTGATGCTGGACCTGCTGGCGGACCGCTTCGGCCAGCCCGATGCCGCCGCCGGCTTCATCCTGGACGGCTATCCGCGCAACCTGGTGCAGGCCAACGCCCTGGATGCCATGCTGGCGCGCATCGGCCAGCCACTCGACGGTGCCCTGCTGCTGGAGGTTCCGCACGAACAGATCGTCGACCGCCTGGCCGGCCGGGCCGCCGCGGAAGGGCGCAAGGACGACGATCCCGAGACCGTGCGCGCCCGCCTGCGTGTCTACGCCGAGCAGACCGCGCCGGTCGCCGATTTCTACCGCCGCCGCGGCCAGCTCACCGAACTGGACGGCACCGGCTCGGTGGACCAGGTCCAGGCGCGGCTGCGCGCCGCGCTGGCGGCACTGGCGCCGGCCTGAGCCGGCCCCGGCGAGGGTCCGGTCCGGCATCGCCCGATGCCGGTGCAGTTAATCCGTAGCGCCACCTCCATGCCCGCCCGCCTGATCGCCTTGTTCCTCGACCTGCTGTCCCTGCGCCGCGGCCCGCAGGACCTGCCGCATGCGCCGCCCCTGGTCGTGGCCCTGGTGCTGGCGGTGCTGTTTCTGGAG from Lysobacterales bacterium encodes the following:
- a CDS encoding adenylate kinase, translated to MRIVLFGPPGSGKGTQAAVLKDHLGVPHISTGDLLRAAVRAGSPLGLQVKAVMDAGQLVSDDLMLDLLADRFGQPDAAAGFILDGYPRNLVQANALDAMLARIGQPLDGALLLEVPHEQIVDRLAGRAAAEGRKDDDPETVRARLRVYAEQTAPVADFYRRRGQLTELDGTGSVDQVQARLRAALAALAPA